The sequence below is a genomic window from bacterium.
GCAACAACCTTCCTATAGAAAGGCGCGAGCGTAGGCGCGTCCAGGGACAGCCCGTTCACCTGGGAGGCGATCGTCGCTCCGCGGAGGCCCAACTCTTTCGTCGCCCGCTCGATCTCGGCCAGCCCTGCCGGCTCGTGCACGGGGGCATGCGCCAAGCCGACAAACCGGCCCGGGTACTGCCGCTCGATGTCCGCCAGCCGGTCGTTGATCAGCCTGCAGTCCTCGAGCGGCGCGTCCCAGCCCAGGTTGCACGAGAGCACCGCCAGATCGATGCCGGCCAGATCCATGTCGCGGATCTGACCGTCCATGTCGTAGAGCTTCTCGTGCAATGTGAGCTTGGGGATGCCCCCCTCGATCAGGTTCCGCCGCTCCCCGGGGGTAAAGCCCCGGCGGGTGACCAGTTCCAGGGGCACGAAATGGTGCTGGAAATCGACGATCATGCCATCACTCCGGGCGGATCACGACGTCCACGACGGCCGGCCGCTGCTCCTCCTTCACGACCCGAAGGGCCCGCCGCACGGCGGGAGCGATGAGCGCGGGATCTTCAACCGGACCTTCACCGTGCACCCCAAACGCGCGAGCCATCCCGGCGAAGTCCACCGCCGGGTCCTCGATCCGGATCCCCACCACCCGGTTCTCGACCGGCCGGTTCCTCGCCCGGGCCACGAGCGCCTGATGATTCTCGTCGTTGAAGTACGAGCGGTTGTTGCAGATCACAAAGAGGAGGGGGATCCGGTGATGGGCGGCCGTCCAGAGGGCGCTCGGCGTGTACAAGAGATCGCCGTCGGGCTGCAGATCCACACACACTCTCCCGGTCCCGCGGTGGGCCAGCGCGACGCCGATCGACGCGCCCGCGCTGTACCCCAGCCCTGCGCCGCCGCTGGAGCCGAGGTACTGGTCCGGCCGGGTCCACTCCCACAAGGTCCTGGCCCAGCCGTCGAGGGTGCCGTTTGCCAGCACCCAGTCCTCACCCCGAAGGACGTCCCACACCTCGGACGCCAGGCGCGACGGCGCGATCGGCCGGTCGTTCCAGGACTCCTCACACGCGGTCCGCGCATCCCGGCGAAGCGCGTCGTGCCTTGCCCGCAGGTGCTCTGCGCGAGCCCGCCGGATGGGGGAGTCCGCCTGTCCCGCAAGGAGCGCGACCAGCGCCGGCAGGGCGACCGCGGTGTCGGCCAGGATCGGCACGTCGGTCGGTGCGAGACGCTGATAGCTCGTCACCCAGCTCCTCACGCCGAGCTCCGACAGCGTGATATGGATCACCTTGGCGGACTCTGGCAGAATAGGTTCCGACCGCCGGGTCAGGCGATCGGCGCGCGCGAGGGCGCCGTGAAGATCCAACACATCCAGCCCGAGCACCACGTCCGCTGACGCGAGCAGCTCCCCCTCGGCGCCCGTCAGGTCGAGCGGGTGGGTGCTCGGGAAGTTGAACCGTCCGTGCTCGAAGAGGTCGATCACGGGTGCCGCGAGGCGCTCCGCCAGCCGGACCAGGTCGGCGACGGTCGCGGGGTTCCGGCCGAGGTACTGGGCGATGATGACCGGCCGCTCTGCCGCGCGCAGCAGTGACGCGGCACGATCCAGCGCCGAGGCATCGGCCTGAACGGCGGACGGGGGCGCATACCGGGTCACGTCAGGAACCGGGATCGGTTCCGGCAGGACCATTTCCTGGAGTTCCGCGTCGAAACAGAGATACACCGGCCCCTGCGGCTCGGTCAGCGCGATCCGGTGGCCGCGGATGATCGCTTCCGGAACCGAAGGGAGGCTGGCCGGCTGGTCGTCCCACTTCACGTAGTCCCGCACCTGATTCCCTTGTACGAGCGCGGTGTGGATCCAATCGATCCACGGCCGCCGCTTCTCCACGGCCATCGGGCCGGTCCCGCCCAACACCAGCATCGGCACGCGGTCGCACCAGGCGTTGAAGATCGCCATGCTGGCGTGCTGGAGGCCCACGACGTTGTGCACGATGGCCGCCATCGGCTTTCCCGCGGCCTTGGCGTAGCCGTGCGCCACCGCCACCGCGATCTCCTCGTGGCAGCATTGGATGATGCCCGGCTGTTCGTTGCCGCCATAGTTGACGAGGGAATCGTGCAGCCCCCGGAACGTCGCCCCCGGGTTGAGGGCCGCGTACTCGATGCCGAGGTCCCGGAGAACATCGACAATAAGATCGGATCCGTATGCGGGACCCGAGCCGCGGCGTTGCTTTCCACTCATGCGTCCGCCCTCCTCACCGCTTCCTGAAAAAGGCGCCGAACTCGCCACGCCACCGCCCGAGCTGCTGTTCGTCCAGGTCCCGCATGAGCCGGATGTGGAGCGCCCCGGCGTCCTTGATGGGCGGGTAGATGCCGGGCACGAGGACAAACTCCCCCGCCTGCGCCAGCGCCAGGAGGCCGAGGCGGGAGGTGAGGAGATCGATGAACAACCGCGCGGCGTTGGGATGGAGCGGCCGGGCGGCCAACGCGACGTTATGGACCTCCGCGAGCACCGGGTTGAGGCGGACGTAATCGAGCGGGGCTCCCTGTCTGCCCATCACGTACACGTACTTCACGTAGCTCAGGCCCAACGGGTACTCGCCGGAGGCGACTTTCTGCATCGCCGGATCGAACGAGTCGACCAGGACGGATTGCGCCGCGAGCCGTTCCACAAATGGCCGGTACTCCGAACCCATAACGCTCTGCAGATTGGACAGCCAGACCGCCGAGGTGATGTGCTGGGTGGGGTCGGGCATCACCACCTTGCCCTTCCACTTCTCGCTCAGGAGGTCGCTGAGCGCCTTGGGGGCCTCAGCTGCAGGGACGAGCCGGGTATTGTAGAGGATGCTGATGACGACCGCCCGGTAGGGAGGCGACAGTATGCCGTCGCGATCGAGGTGTGATGCGGGGAACGCCGCGTACGAAGGCGACGTGTACCTGCCGAACGCCCCCTCCCGCTTCATGATCAGCATCGGGCTCAGGTTGGTGAGGACCACGTCGAACTGCGGTTTCCCGGCCCGGACTTCGGTCAGGACGCGGTCCAGGAGCCGGTTCGTGGCCAACCGGAAGTACTCCACGGAGATCCCGTACTTGTCCCGATAGAGCGCCTGGATGACGTCGAAGATCGGCGACTCCATGGAGCCGTAGACGGCGACGCGCCCCTCCTGCTTGGCCCCGGCGACGAGGTCCGTTTGGGCCTGAACGGGTTGGAGGCCGACGGCGGTGGCCATCCACATCACCCCGCACAGCGTCCATTTGCGCCACATGGATCGTCCTCCTCGCATGCATGTGCGGTGCACCTTCACCGGCACGACGCGCGTCACCTGTCGAGGCGGCCGTAGCGTCGAGCCACGACGATGAGCACCGCAGAGATGACGCTGATGAGCAACCCCAGCGCGCCCACGGATCCCGCCTGGCCGTCGAGCCAGAGGTAGTAGAGCAGCGGCCCCACGGGCTCGGACGAAGGGGTGTACAGGAACAGGGACAGGCTGAACTCACGCATGAAGATCGTCGCGAGCACGATCCAGCCGGCCACGAGCCCCGGGCGCATCAGAGGGATCAGCACGCGCCGGAACGTGGCCGCAAACCCCGCTCCGCTCGTCCACGCCGCCTCTTCCATCTCTCGATGGATCTGGATGATCGTGCTGGTGACGGACCGGAGGCCGTAGGGGAGGAATCGGGTCACGTAACCGATCAAGAGGATCCAAATCGTGGCATAGATCGGGAGCGGCACGTTCACGTACGCCCAAAGCAACCCGATGGCAAAGGCGGTGCCGGGAAACGCCCACGGAAGGAACGTCAACCCTTCCAGCACACCGCGGCCGGCGATCTTGGTCTTGACGGTGACGTAAGCGATCAGCGAGGCGAGCAGCATGGCCGCCGATGCCCCCGAGATCGCAAGGAAGAGACTGTGCCCGAGCGCCCGGTACACACGGTCGTTGTGAAAGATGCGTGTGTAATGGACCAGGGTCGCGTGCTGGAGTGTCTCGAGCGTGGGGACCTGGTAGAAAGGGAGGATGGAAATGAAGAAGAGCATCCCCACGGGGAGCACGACGATCAGGATCAGGATGGCCGCCGCTACGGCCGAGGCCGCGAACCGCCACGGGCCCAGGTCGATCGCGTGGGGCGCATATCCCCGACCGGTGACGGTGGCGAACGCCTCGACCCGCGACGTGAAGCGGCGGTAGAGGGCCACGAAGATCAGGGCCACGGCAAGCAGGCTGACTCCGTAGGTGGCGGCGAGGTTGTAGTTGGGGGGGTACGCGGCCAGCGCTTCGCGGAAGATCTTCGTGGTGAACAGTTCGATCCGGGCCGGCAGGGCGATGATGGCGGGGGTATCAAAGCTCTCCAAAGCCCGCACGAAGTTGAGGGTGGCCGCGGCGAGGATCGCCGGGCGCATGAGCGGCAGGGTCACCTGCCGGATGACCTGCCAGTGGCCCGCGCCGGCGGTGCGCGCCGACTCCTCGAGGGCCGGATCCATGTTGCGCATGGCGCCGCTCACGATCAGGAAAGCCAGCGGCGTCAAGACGAGGCCCTCGACAAAGACGAGGCCCGGGA
It includes:
- a CDS encoding iron ABC transporter permease, which codes for MKAGLLALPRAGPAAARWRSAFPLPAIGLAVVLAFLSLYPTAMLFYGSFTTAPLGQAGKLSLANYITAYSDPGTFTVLLDSFVFAFGASALSVLLALALAWVTVRTNAPLRSVFELTAIIPNILPPLLIAISWTLLLSPSVGLLNVMLRGIVHVTQGPLNIYSLPGLVFVEGLVLTPLAFLIVSGAMRNMDPALEESARTAGAGHWQVIRQVTLPLMRPAILAAATLNFVRALESFDTPAIIALPARIELFTTKIFREALAAYPPNYNLAATYGVSLLAVALIFVALYRRFTSRVEAFATVTGRGYAPHAIDLGPWRFAASAVAAAILILIVVLPVGMLFFISILPFYQVPTLETLQHATLVHYTRIFHNDRVYRALGHSLFLAISGASAAMLLASLIAYVTVKTKIAGRGVLEGLTFLPWAFPGTAFAIGLLWAYVNVPLPIYATIWILLIGYVTRFLPYGLRSVTSTIIQIHREMEEAAWTSGAGFAATFRRVLIPLMRPGLVAGWIVLATIFMREFSLSLFLYTPSSEPVGPLLYYLWLDGQAGSVGALGLLISVISAVLIVVARRYGRLDR
- a CDS encoding extracellular solute-binding protein; translation: MWRKWTLCGVMWMATAVGLQPVQAQTDLVAGAKQEGRVAVYGSMESPIFDVIQALYRDKYGISVEYFRLATNRLLDRVLTEVRAGKPQFDVVLTNLSPMLIMKREGAFGRYTSPSYAAFPASHLDRDGILSPPYRAVVISILYNTRLVPAAEAPKALSDLLSEKWKGKVVMPDPTQHITSAVWLSNLQSVMGSEYRPFVERLAAQSVLVDSFDPAMQKVASGEYPLGLSYVKYVYVMGRQGAPLDYVRLNPVLAEVHNVALAARPLHPNAARLFIDLLTSRLGLLALAQAGEFVLVPGIYPPIKDAGALHIRLMRDLDEQQLGRWRGEFGAFFRKR
- a CDS encoding thiamine pyrophosphate-binding protein, translated to MSGKQRRGSGPAYGSDLIVDVLRDLGIEYAALNPGATFRGLHDSLVNYGGNEQPGIIQCCHEEIAVAVAHGYAKAAGKPMAAIVHNVVGLQHASMAIFNAWCDRVPMLVLGGTGPMAVEKRRPWIDWIHTALVQGNQVRDYVKWDDQPASLPSVPEAIIRGHRIALTEPQGPVYLCFDAELQEMVLPEPIPVPDVTRYAPPSAVQADASALDRAASLLRAAERPVIIAQYLGRNPATVADLVRLAERLAAPVIDLFEHGRFNFPSTHPLDLTGAEGELLASADVVLGLDVLDLHGALARADRLTRRSEPILPESAKVIHITLSELGVRSWVTSYQRLAPTDVPILADTAVALPALVALLAGQADSPIRRARAEHLRARHDALRRDARTACEESWNDRPIAPSRLASEVWDVLRGEDWVLANGTLDGWARTLWEWTRPDQYLGSSGGAGLGYSAGASIGVALAHRGTGRVCVDLQPDGDLLYTPSALWTAAHHRIPLLFVICNNRSYFNDENHQALVARARNRPVENRVVGIRIEDPAVDFAGMARAFGVHGEGPVEDPALIAPAVRRALRVVKEEQRPAVVDVVIRPE